One window of the Eucalyptus grandis isolate ANBG69807.140 chromosome 6, ASM1654582v1, whole genome shotgun sequence genome contains the following:
- the LOC104451020 gene encoding transcription factor MYB10 isoform X2, with product MRCGKSCRLRWINYLRPDVKRGNFTKEEEDTILQLHHLMGNKWSKIASHLPGRTDNEIKNVWNTHLKKRLASKGLGQSKHESSISSSSSYSSASSLVSGASAERDAQVDLERSTGQGPLDEKSCGQEGMVPLPLPNEAEEVQEKSAKRMPDNKDSKDRSSTFSGSNEPAHLKDSEEQMDSFFSFSSPYDARSALEPEEVNKPDTNSNGLGNFMIDIPFECDVEFWNMLDSLEPFSVHKADVGQDGLRPGERLPAEGEDLSWLRYLEDELGLEATKERGDQDNSRTSSITTGPSEIKAWGQG from the exons ATGCGATGCGGGAAAAGTTGTCGACTGAGGTGGATTAACTACTTGCGGCCGGACGTGAAGCGTGGGAACTTCACCAAAGAGGAAGAGGACACCATCCTTCAATTACACCACTTAATGGGAAACAA ATGGTCTAAAATTGCGTCACATTTGCCTGGAAGGACTGACAATGAGATCAAGAATGTGTGGAACACTCATTTGAAGAAGCGTTTGGCCAGTAAGGGCCTTGGCCAGTCGAAGCACGAATCCTCCATTAGCTCCTCGTCCTCGTATTCCTCTGCGTCTTCGCTCGTGTCCGGTGCCTCGGCTGAGAGGGATGCGCAGGTGGACCTTGAACGTTCGACGGGTCAAGGTCCTCTGGATGAGAAATCTTGTGGTCAGGAAGGCATGGTGCCCCTGCCTCTCCCCAATGAAGCTGAAGAAGTCCAAGAGAAATCAGCCAAACGTATGCCTGATAACAAGGACTCGAAAGATCGGTCGTCGACCTTTTCTGGCTCCAATGAACCGGCTCATCTGAAGGACTCTGAAGAGCAGATGGATTCATTCTTCAGCTTCAGCAGCCCTTATGATGCGCGCAGCGCATTGGAGCCAGAGGAAGTGAACAAACCGGATACTAACAGTAATGGGTTGGGCAACTTCATGATCGACATCCCATTCGAGTGCGATGTTGAATTTTGGAACATGTTAGATAGCTTGGAACCGTTCTCAGTCCACAAAGCCGACGTCGGACAGGACGGCCTGAGGCCTGGAGAAAGGCTTCCTGCGGAGGGCGAGGACCTGAGTTGGTTGCGGTACTTGGAGGACGAGCTCGGGCTCGAGGCAACAAAGGAAAGAGGAGACCAAGACAATTCAAGAACCAGCTCTATCACCACAGGGCCATCGGAAATTAAGGCATGGGGTCAAGGTTAG
- the LOC104451020 gene encoding transcription factor MYB10 isoform X1, giving the protein MGKGRAPCCDKNKVKRGPWSPAEDARLISFIQKYGHENWRALPKQAGLMRCGKSCRLRWINYLRPDVKRGNFTKEEEDTILQLHHLMGNKWSKIASHLPGRTDNEIKNVWNTHLKKRLASKGLGQSKHESSISSSSSYSSASSLVSGASAERDAQVDLERSTGQGPLDEKSCGQEGMVPLPLPNEAEEVQEKSAKRMPDNKDSKDRSSTFSGSNEPAHLKDSEEQMDSFFSFSSPYDARSALEPEEVNKPDTNSNGLGNFMIDIPFECDVEFWNMLDSLEPFSVHKADVGQDGLRPGERLPAEGEDLSWLRYLEDELGLEATKERGDQDNSRTSSITTGPSEIKAWGQG; this is encoded by the exons atgggaaaGGGACGAGCACCATGTTGCGACAAGAACAAAGTGAAGAGAGGTCCATGGAGTCCAGCCGAGGACGCGAGGCTCATCTCTTTCATCCAGAAGTATGGCCATGAAAACTGGCGTGCTCTTCCTAAACAAGCAg GACTGATGCGATGCGGGAAAAGTTGTCGACTGAGGTGGATTAACTACTTGCGGCCGGACGTGAAGCGTGGGAACTTCACCAAAGAGGAAGAGGACACCATCCTTCAATTACACCACTTAATGGGAAACAA ATGGTCTAAAATTGCGTCACATTTGCCTGGAAGGACTGACAATGAGATCAAGAATGTGTGGAACACTCATTTGAAGAAGCGTTTGGCCAGTAAGGGCCTTGGCCAGTCGAAGCACGAATCCTCCATTAGCTCCTCGTCCTCGTATTCCTCTGCGTCTTCGCTCGTGTCCGGTGCCTCGGCTGAGAGGGATGCGCAGGTGGACCTTGAACGTTCGACGGGTCAAGGTCCTCTGGATGAGAAATCTTGTGGTCAGGAAGGCATGGTGCCCCTGCCTCTCCCCAATGAAGCTGAAGAAGTCCAAGAGAAATCAGCCAAACGTATGCCTGATAACAAGGACTCGAAAGATCGGTCGTCGACCTTTTCTGGCTCCAATGAACCGGCTCATCTGAAGGACTCTGAAGAGCAGATGGATTCATTCTTCAGCTTCAGCAGCCCTTATGATGCGCGCAGCGCATTGGAGCCAGAGGAAGTGAACAAACCGGATACTAACAGTAATGGGTTGGGCAACTTCATGATCGACATCCCATTCGAGTGCGATGTTGAATTTTGGAACATGTTAGATAGCTTGGAACCGTTCTCAGTCCACAAAGCCGACGTCGGACAGGACGGCCTGAGGCCTGGAGAAAGGCTTCCTGCGGAGGGCGAGGACCTGAGTTGGTTGCGGTACTTGGAGGACGAGCTCGGGCTCGAGGCAACAAAGGAAAGAGGAGACCAAGACAATTCAAGAACCAGCTCTATCACCACAGGGCCATCGGAAATTAAGGCATGGGGTCAAGGTTAG